In Liolophura sinensis isolate JHLJ2023 chromosome 2, CUHK_Ljap_v2, whole genome shotgun sequence, a genomic segment contains:
- the LOC135462511 gene encoding uncharacterized protein LOC135462511 yields the protein MELQQHSGNFCRRMELQRHFCTRVRYGATTPFWHLCGRMQLQRHFCTRVDVWSYNGTGILCEPCPALRTNADIVSRTQRAVTYRCSRTVEVLEGSKTLFCTNGTWSGPPPTCKDIGGLSERDITIIFGIVGGAAGLAAIGIFIGLLFMACYRKDRANRYKSDIMAMNIRNGGAGLDEDIYYPPGYANPGFGYDRNIQPELGLQPVPDMRHAIIYDPETMSKREISWQYRLDGSQMSIPRPVIGRAAIYSRGESSTDWEYGSHPDADQSRETTQFTM from the exons ATGGAGCTACAACAGCACTCTGGCAACTTCTGTAGACGTATGGAGCTACAAAGGCACTTTTGCACTCGTGTGAGATATGGAGCTACAACGCCATTCTGGCACCTGTGTGGACGTATGCAGCTACAAAGGCACTTTTGCACTCGTGTGGACGTATGGAGCTACAATGGCACTGGCATTTTGTGTGAAC CGTGCCCGGCGCTGAGAACGAATGCTGACATTGTTTCACGGACCCAGAGGGCAGTGACTTACAGATGTTCCCGAACAGTCGAGGTCTTGGAAGGGAGTAAGACGCTGTTTTGCACAAACGGAACTTGGAGCGGTCCTCCGCCAACATGTAAAG ATATCGGAGGACTCTCAGAAAGGGACATCACTATTATATTCGGCATCGTAGGTGGCGCTGCGGGTCTGGCGGCCATCGGGATATTCATCGGGCTTCTTTTTATGGCGTGCTACAGGAAAGACCGGGCTAATCGATACAAAAGCGATATCATGGCAATGAACATCAGGAACGG GGGAGCCGGTTTAGACGAGGACATATACTACCCGCCAGGTTACGCAAACCCTGGATTTGGATACGATAG AAATATACAACCAGAATTAGGCCTACAACCTGTTCCAGACATGCGTCATGCCATAATTTACGACCCGGAAACGATGTCAAAACGGGAAATCTCGTGGCAATATCGTCTAGATGGCTC ACAGATGAGCATTCCACGACCTGTTATAGGACGGGCGGCTATATATTCTAGAGGAGAAAG CAGTACGGATTGGGAATACGGATCGCATCCAGATGCTGATCAatcaagggagactactcaGTTCACCATGTGA